A region from the Malus domestica chromosome 07, GDT2T_hap1 genome encodes:
- the LOC108171679 gene encoding uncharacterized mitochondrial protein AtMg00810-like, whose amino-acid sequence MSQPPGFIDSHYPDYVCQLHKSLYGLKQAPRAWNEKFITFLPSLGFISTYADSSLFVQHTGSSIVVLLLYVDDIILTGNSSLAIIAVIDALTKEFDLKDLGQLHYFLGIQVIQQSNGLFLSQAKYIKDLLAKTDMEDSKPCATPCLPYNRLVLDDGKPYNNPGLYRSLVGALQYLTFTRPDIAFAVHQVCQFMQNPMESHFTVVKRILRYLKGSVHLGVQYVKGDLDVRAYSDTDWAGDPNDRRSTTGFVVFLGSNPISWSSKKQQTISRSSTEVEYRALSSTAAELDWIKQLLSFLHVPIPYQPMFYYDNMSTIALTCNLVLHQRTKHIEVDIHFVRERVNKKLLTVQFVLSADQYADILTKGLSAPLYQTHCHNLSLAVLATEFEGGC is encoded by the coding sequence ATGTCACAACCTCCGGGTTTTATTGATTCTCATTATCCAGATTATGTGTGCCAGCTTCACAAATCTTTATATGGATTAAAACAAGCTCCACGAGCTTGGAATGAGAAGTTCATAACCTTCCTTCCATCTCTTGGGTTCATCTCTACTTATGCAGATTCCTCCTTATTTGTCCAACACACTGGCAGCTCCATCGTTGTCCTActtctttatgttgatgatattattCTCACTGGAAATTCATCTTTAGCAATCATTGCAGTAATTGATGCTTTAACCAAAGAATTTGATCTCAAAGACTTGGGGCAGCTTCATTATTTTTTGGGCATACAGGTTATACAACAATCAAATGGTTTGTTTCTTTCTCAAGCAAAGTATATCAAGGATCTTCTAGCCAAAACAGATATGGAAGACTCCAAACCTTGTGCAACACCATGCTTGCCCTATAATCGATTGGTACTGGATGATGGCAAACCTTATAATAATCCGGGATTATACAGGAGTTTGGTTGGAGCATTGCAATATCTTACATTCACTCGACCTGATATTGCATTTGCAGTCCATCAGGTATGTCAATTCATGCAAAATCCAATGGAGTCTCACTTTACTGTAGTTAAGCGGATCCTTAGATATTTGAAGGGTTCAGTGCACTTGGGAGTTCAGTATGTTAAAGGTGACTTGGATGTGAGAGCCTATTCGGATACAGATTGGGCTGGTGATCCCAATGATAGAAGGTCGACAACTGGGTTCGTGGTGTTTTTAGGTTCCAATCCTATATCGTGGTCATCTAAAAAGCAGCAAACTATCTCACGCTCGTCCACAGAGGTTGAATATCGAGCATTGTCCTCTACTGCTGCTGAATTGGATTGGATCAAACAGCTGCTGTCATTTCTGCATGTTCCCATTCCCTATCAACCAATGTTTTACTATGATAACATGTCGACTATTGCCCTAACTTGTAATCTTGTTCTTCACCAAAGAACAAAACATATTGAGGTAGACATTCACTTTGTTCGAGAACGAGTGAATAAAAAGCTGTTGACAGTGCAGTTTGTTCTTTCTGCTGACCAATATGCAGATATTTTGACGAAGGGGTTGTCTGCTCCACTCTATCAAACACATTGTCACAATCTCAGTCTTGCAGTTCTTGCCACTgagtttgaggggggatgttga
- the LOC139197509 gene encoding uncharacterized protein, with amino-acid sequence MPPRREPCISSESKFPDIGELGEAIANAIQYSSRFPQRAPLETVRRLHPGRGRNLLSCHQKKPQTGSGEVAGFQEVPGSRDREILAVQVPYYVAGAIIGILGSVGKTTQPYLTPLGYELEFSMLRGETCYINWVYQGCPVLVEDVVMAANLVPLDIVDFDVILGMDWLHYNRAKMDCYKKTVTFHRPGLPMVTFIGVLSGLKHDIISAVRANRLLRKGCQGYLAHVVLNEDTPTCVEDVRVVRHFPDVFSDDLLGLPPDREVEFTIDLLLGIYPISLTPYRMAPAELRELKIQLQELVDKGFIQPSTSHWGAPVLFCIDDLFDQLREYHLGRVNVVADALNRKSRGRINALYAYHIPLLIELRSTGVDLGVIDREEALLASFQVRPILIDRVLEAQVEDEESQELAEAVSRGKKKDLRIWESDGMLMQGSRMYVPNITELKKDILDEAHISAYAMHPESTKMYHTIRLSTTGLEALGSRLHYSTTYHPQTDGQSERTIQTLEDMLRSSVLQFGDAWHKRLDLMEFAYNNNYHSSIGMSHFKALYGKSCHTPLCWLEVGERVLVGPKIVDETTQNIQVIKANLKAQDRQKSLVDKHATDRVYKVGDWVFLKLSLWKGVVWFGKKGKLSLRYIGPYQITERVGEVAYRLKLPSELSQVHDVFHVSMFRHYVSDPAHVIPPQTLEINPDLTYDEEPVTILDWKDKVLRNKTIRMVKVLWRNHSIDEAT; translated from the exons ATGCCACCTCGAAGAGAGCCATGTATTTCCTCCGAATCTAAATTTCCTGATATTGGCGAATTGGGTGAAGCCATTGCTAATGCCATTCAGTATTCATCGCGCTTTCCCCAGAGGGCTCCCTTAGAGACA GTGAGGAGGCTGCATCCTGGTAGAGGCAGGAATCTTTTGAGTTGTCACCAGAAGAAGCCGCAGACCGGGAG CGGAGAGGTGGCCGGTTTTCAAGAGGTTCCTGGTtccagagacagagagattcTAGCAGTTCAGGTGCCCTACTATGTCGCAGGTGCAATAAtcggcattttggggagtgtaggcAAG ACGACACAACCCTACCTTACACCTCTCGGTTATGAGTTAGAGTTTTCGATGCTTAGAGGCGAGACATGTTATATTAACTGGGTATATCAAGGATGTCCTGTTCTAGTGGAGGATGTCGTCATGGCAGCTAATCTTGTTCCATTAGATATCGTTGATTTTGATGTTATTCTGGGCATGGATTGGTTACATTACAATCGTGCCAAGATGGATTGTTACAAGAAGACAGTTACTTTTCATCGGCCAGGTTTGCCTATGGTTACCTTTATAGGTGTACTTAGTGGATTAAAGCACGACATCATTTCTGCCGTGAGGGCCAATCGGCTATTGAGGAAAGGTTGTCAAGGTTATTTGGCTCACGTGGTATTGAATGAAGATACGCCTACCTGTGTGGAGGATGTACGGGTAGTTAGGCATTTCCCTGATGTTTTTTCGGATGATTTACTTGGATTACCACCAGATAGAGAAGTagagttcactattgatttacTTCTAGGTATATATCCTATTTCCTTAACTCCATAtcgaatggctcctgctgagttgagggaattgaaaatccagttgcaggaattggttgataagggtttcattcagcctagtacttcacaTTGGGGAGCCCCAGTTTTATTT tgtatagatgatttatttgaccAGCTTCGAG AGTATCATCTTGGTCGTGTAAATGTGGTGGCAGATGCACTTAACAGGAAATCTCGAGGCCGTATTAATGCTTTATATGCTTACCATATCCCTCTTCTCATAGAATTGAGATCTACTGGAGTTGATTTGGGAGTGATAGATCGGGAAGAAGCTTTACTTGCTAGTTTCCAGGTCagaccaattttaattgatcgtgtaCTAGAAGCTCAAGTGGAGGATGAGGAATCCCAGGAATTAGCCGAGGCAGTGTCacgagggaagaagaaagatctcAGAATTTGGGAatctgatggcatgcttatgcaaggaAGTCGAATGTACGTGCCAAATATTACAGAATTAAAGAAAGATATTCTTGATGAAGCGCATATATCGGCCTATGCGATGCATCCTGAAAGTACCAAGATGTATCACACTATTCGACTTTCTACTACTGGCCTA gaagctcttggttcaAGATTGCATTATAGTACGACATATCATCCACAGACAGACGGGCAATCCGAGAGGACTATCCAGACActagaagatatgttgagatcttcagtgctacAGTTTGGCGACGCTTGGCATAAgcgtttagatttgatggagtttgcctACAATAACAACTACCATTCTAGTATTGGTATGTCACATTTCAAGGCACTATATGGTAAATCTTGTCATACTCCTCTATGTTGGTTAGAAGTTGGTGAAAGGGTGTTAGTGGGCCCAAAGATTGTTGATGAGACTACCcagaatattcaggtaattaaagCTAACCTGAAagcccaggatcgacagaagAGCCTTGTTGATAAACACGCCACTGATAGGGTGTATAAAGTTGGagattgggtatttttgaagCTATCTTTGTGGAAAGGCGTTGTGTGGTTTGGTAAGAAAGGTAAGTTAAGTCTTCGCTACATTGGACCGTACCAgatcaccgagcgagtcggTGAAGTCGCATACAGACTTAAGTTACCTTCAGAATTATCACAGGTGcacgatgtttttcatgtttctaTGTTTCGTCATTATGTCTCTGATCCAGCACACGTGATACCTCCTCAGACACTAGAAATTAATCCAGACTTGacatatgatgaggaaccagtgacgaTCTTAGACTGGAAGGATAAAGTTCTGAGGAACAAAACTATTCGCATGGTGAAAgttttgtggaggaaccattcaATAGACGAGGCTACTTAG
- the LOC103438583 gene encoding carboxylesterase 15-like encodes MVCQKVLVDEVSGWLRLFADGSVDRTWTGPPQVQFMTEPVAPHDEFIDGVATRDVYVNENLRLRIYLPETNPEDSSKLPIILHLHGGGFCISQADWYMYYQMYTKLARSAKAICISVYLSLAPEHRLPAPIIDGFSALLWLRSVAQGESYEQWLVSHADFNRVFLIGDSSGGNLVHEIAARAGKVDLSPLRLAGGIPIHPGFVRAVRSRSELEQPESPLLTLDMVDKFLSLALPVGSTKDHPITCPMGPEAPPLDTLKLPPFLLCIGEMDMIIDTEMEYYDAMKKAKKDVELLISPGMSHSFYLNKIAVDMDPQTAAQTEALISGIKDFVNKH; translated from the coding sequence ATGGTCTGCCAGAAGGTTCTTGTCGATGAGGTGTCCGGTTGGCTGAGATTGTTCGCTGATGGCTCAGTTGACCGGACGTGGACTGGACCGCCTCAGGTCCAGTTCATGACTGAGCCGGTCGCACCTCATGATGAATTCATCGATGGAGTTGCCACCCGAGATGTTTACGTTAACGAAAACCTCCGGCTACGAATTTATCTACCGGAGACAAACCCGGAGGATTCTTCGAAGCTCCCCATAATCCTTCACCTCCATGGAGGTGGCTTTTGTATTAGCCAAGCGGATTGGTACATGTACTACCAAATGTACACCAAGCTTGCACGCTCAGCCAAAGCCATTTGCATCTCAGTCTACTTAAGTCTCGCGCCTGAGCACCGTCTCCCCGCTCCAATCATCGACGGCTTCTCTGCGTTGCTGTGGCTTCGTTCCGTTGCACAAGGCGAGTCATACGAGCAATGGCTAGTCAGCCACGCAGACTTCAACCGTGTCTTTCTCATAGGGGATAGCTCGGGTGGAAATCTCGTGCATGAAATTGCCGCTCGAGCAgggaaggtggatttgagtCCGTTAAGGCTAGCGGGTGGGATTCCTATCCACCCAGGCTTCGTTCGAGCGGTGAGGAGTAGGTCGGAGTTGGAGCAGCCAGAGTCACCTTTGCTAACCCTAGACATGGTGGACAAGTTTTTGAGCTTGGCACTGCCAGTGGGGTCGACCAAGGACCATCCAATAACTTGTCCGATGGGCCCCGAAGCACCGCCTTTGGATACTCTGAAGCTGCCGCCGTTTCTTCTATGTATTGGTGAGATGGACATGATAATAGACACTGAGATGGAATACTATGACGCTATGAAGAAGGCTAAGAAGGATGTGGAGCTTCTGATTAGTCCAGGGATGAGTCATAGCTTTTATCTTAACAAGATTGCGGTGGATATGGATCCTCAAACGGCTGCGCAAACTGAGGCTCTAATTTCTGGGATCAAAGACTTTGTCAACAAGCACTAA